In the Pleurodeles waltl isolate 20211129_DDA chromosome 3_1, aPleWal1.hap1.20221129, whole genome shotgun sequence genome, ACActgcatgtcccagaatgcaatatgCTGGTGGCTAAGACATCTGGGCTGCATGGAAAAGTCAAACGTGCATGAGGCGGCTTGGCAGCTTTGTTTGCTGTATGCTAATGAATTGGTGTTTTTGTTCTTCAGAGGCGGGAGTTATTAAATTGTAAATAAATGGAAAAGTGCTCTCAAATTATTTTAACATTGCTTTCAAGGCGCTGTCACTTCCGAGGGGGGAAGGGCAAGGGAGCAGCGAGACGAATAATTTTATGTACAGGAAAGCCTGACTTGCAAACCAAGAGCGCATCGCCTTCTGGGACTTGTATTTTTGTTTTCCGATGTATTATATAAGGTGTCTCTTGCTTTAACTTATTGCTTTTCTGCTAATTTGTATTTCGCCTAGTGAGTTTCAGTTACAACTGGAGGTACTCAGTGAAGCCTAACGGAAGCAGACAAAGTATACACAAAAAAGGATTATGTTATTTACAGTCTCATTAGCCCATTTGGCCGTCTGCAGTATGCTGTGTCTGAAAACAGCCCGAGGAGATCtcacaataattatttttttgctcACTCTGAGGAATGGGGAACAGGAAACATGGAGCAAGATGTGACAAAAGCTGTATAAAAAGACACCTAATAGCCATAAACGACATTTAGTTGAACAGGTCACAAGTTGCTTCTTGACACAAATCGCTATTTAAGTTTAAAAGCGTAAACAGTGTTTCTGGAATTGCATTGTATGCGCATTTCTAGTGCACTAGCAGCCCATAATTCTGATTTGCGCCAAACCTGATAGCATTATTAGCTAGGATATTTGTGGGCAGACGGCTGTGGTGTTTTCTGTTAGCAGGTTGAAAAGGCTGGGATCAGCACCACAGAGCCCTGCACACATTTAAAGGGGTTTTAGTCATGGACGTTGTGTGTCCTGTTGCCTGCGCTAAAACCATCATTATTGGCAGCAGTCTTGTGCGCTACTGCAGACATTACGCTGGTCTCTGCAGGCAAAAAGAGGAAGAACACATTGCATTATAAAATGCTTTTGACTGTTTGGGGGGAGTTTGCAGGGTCTCCTGCTAGCCACGCGTGGGGTTGGGGTGACATGTCTTGCCTGCATCAGCCTCTGCCCTGTTATCAAGTGCCAGACACATATAAACCGGCGAGGGCACAGGAGGTGAATGGTGATTTGTGGTTCATTTTACTGTTGAAAGCAAAGATATACAAGCTGAACAAGTCAGCACACCTACAATACTCAGTGACGAATATTTTGCTTTACACCAGGCTAGTATgattgcaaaaataacacaaagatGCGCTCGGTGCAGTTTATGAAAACTGAAATAGCACCAAGTAGGTGAAGTACAACATTACCTCTAAATATGAATGTTCAGCAGATCTAGAACTATGGCCACAGTGGCAGCACAAAACCTAGTCCAGCATGAAGCTATTTTAATGCGATAATGTGTCTTACAAGAGAGCAGTACATTTGAATGTTGTCATATGCTAATCGTACCCTGAGTagccagcaagattgccacataaatcctctcactttgaagtcagaaaaataaaagtaaacaagccCCTGTGGatgacagtgcctgacatttgaccttggtctttgaatgcacagcaaacgtgaggagataaaaacaagatttacaagtgggagggagcactcagaaggatactgtaaataaggttttggcattgATAAAGACAAAGTGGGCCTGGAGAGCCTAAGCCAGCAAATGCAAAGCAagaaaatgtaagttacaaacTGCAAAgccatggcaagcaatgggcaaaatgaattcccaggtcaactttctgaaactctccAAAATGTCTTTCGCGTACCGCTGCAACCTAAAAAGGAGATTGAGTAGTCGTCTGGAAGACCATGACAGTGGTTAGTCTGACGTTAAGCCATAATGTCTAATTGTGTGGACATCATTGATGTAAAATGTGGCTTCTAGAAGAAGGGGTTGTTTTAAAACAGTGGTATAAAATAAGCAGAGCTCATGTACGTCTTCAACCTGCAGAGGCGAAGTACAATTAATCATGGTATGTCTCTTCGAAAACAAGGACCACTTGAACAATAAAGTCCAGTAGAAGAGAAAGTCATACATTTGTTTTAACGTTTGTAGCAATTGTTACTGTGAAATGTGACCACATTTTGTTAAGGTTGGGGTACTCAGTgcctaatttgaaaaacaaaaagtgctGGGGACCGAAGTTTTCGGCACAAACCCCAGGATGGTAGTACGACTATCGGGGGTGCCAGATAGcaagactgcctagccttgattcCATCTTATgcttctttcatccaccaccagacgcATTCGCTCTCTTTAACTGACTCTTGCAAATTATTTTTCTGCCATGCTTTCTCCTTCTGTCACTGTATTTTTTTTCCGTATTTTTCTTCCTCttactctcccccccccctttagttttttctctgtcttgctgTGGGTGAAAGATAGATGAGGAAAATACGGACTGGTCCTAAAAAAATGAGTGCAGATGGGCACTTGATGTACTGTGAGATACCTTGCTAGTTCTGAGGCGCAAATTTCTGATGAATATTGTGGACGCCCTGTGCAATGTATGTTACAGCCATTGTTACAATGCATAAACAGTGAATGCATGTTTTGAAAGAATGTTCCCCGCGCCACTCGTTCTCTTCATTGATTTATAAAATTCCTCTCTTGTCTGTCTCAGGGGAGCACTTACCTTGGGTACCTGCTTGTACTTAGTTTTTATTTTTCGATCTGTAAAAATCAACTTCAACATCATATGTTAATCCTGTGATGGATTTCTTTGTCTGGGTGACTGAATTGAAACTGTTTCTTCACACTGGAGAGCTTTGCAACACAAATGGACCATCTATTGGACTCATGATCTCTCTTCCTGGACTGAGAAATTCAGATCTTTAACAGTATTGATGAAGGTAAATAGTACCGGAATTCAAGAAATGAGCTTTGAATCACGCGGAATGCACACCATAGGTTATATGAACCTTTGGAGTGAAATTATTATTGGCTGGACGCACACAAGGGTCATTTTGTATTCTATCACTTTTTTATAACATGGCCATGTGTTAATATAGAAGCCGTACACCAGAGAAGAGGGCGAGCACTAAAGCCACGTGTCAAGGTTTTAATTTGTATAATGATCGTTCCTGATGCTGCTGGGCGGTGTGTACAGCGTTTTTTGGTTTAATATGCTATATGTTCTGCATACTTTtattgtttgtggtatttgtgtttgaGCGTGATAGGCATCTCTTGGAATACATATTTAATTTTGTGTATTTTCAGTTTCCCTGCAAGTACATAACATTCAGAGTAAGTAGACGTGTGTAAATTATGCATTGGAGTGCTTGGGTCAGTTTCACGCAGTGTGCACAATATCCAGGTTGGCACAGGAGCCTGTGGTATGATGTGTAGAGGAGCACAAGATCCGAAGTGTGCAGATATCTAAATTGGTGAAAGAGACAGTTGCACAGTGTGTTGGTGCAGTGGACTTCTACCACTGTTTGTTTGACGGAGCATGGAAATTGCTTGTGTGGAAGTACTAACGATGTGCAGCAGCAAAACACTTGTGTTGCTTTGGAGCATAGGTCCCAAGAATGTGGGAGGTGCAATATTGGTTTAGCTATTGTGTGTGTTTCAGAGCACAGAGCTTGCAGGTGTGCGGTAATACCAGTTACGCTGTTGTGGCGCATTGCATCCCTAAGTGCCTAGCGATATTTAACTAAACACAATAACGTATCCATCATGTACCAAAGTGCATAGCGTGTGTATTACAATATGAATTAATGCACCTTGAGGTAGTTCAGGAAAATTATTGTTAAGTTGCCAAACTCGTGTATGGGCCCCAGTCTTGTCAAGGTAGAATAAATCCTTATGGACCTCACTGAAAAAACACGGGTAGACTTCATTTGTGGCGCGTCTGCAAATGATACTGGGACACTTTTAGCATGTTTTCTTGGGTCGGTCGGATCCCAGATCCAGCCAGAAATAGCGGTCGGAACAGGAATCCGACGGGATCATTCTACTTTCCAGCACTGGCCGACTTCTATTTCCGGTTTCTATCCGTCAGCCCTCTCCCTTGTTGCTTTCCTAATCCTCGTTGGCCCTAACGTCCTTTAAAAAAGTAACGGTTCTCAGTTTTCAGAGAACCCGGGGCTGCTCCTGTTTGCTGTTGGGCCGCTCCACTTTCTAATAGGTGCTTTTTCACAAGTGAAAATTCAGTTTCTGTATTTATTGGTCCAATAGGCGTCTACTCTCTAGGATCAAtcaataaaaagtaaacaaaatggcTCCCGAGTCATCCAACAGGCATGAAGAGTACGCATGAGTGAAGCGTGGTGTGGACGCACGCACATTGTTAATCACCCAGAAGCAGCCCATGGAATGAAGTGACCACGTGACTCATAGCGGCTCATACAGTTTTGGCTCTGACGTACTTTACAAAACAGAATGTGaaaatcatttttaatgccttACAGTAGTACTCGTGTGAAAAAGGAGGTTATGTGTTGCCTTTGCCTGATTGAATGCTTCTCTGTGCTGCACCTAATGGTATATTACAATGTTTAAACGCTCAGTACTTTTACATTCCTTTGAAGAAAAAAACCGAAACTTGTTATCTTATGTAAAATACAATTTCTAACAATCTGCACGATTTCAGTAAAAGATTATATTGTAAGACGGTCTTATCATTTACATATTATGCTTACCGACACGACCTTGTCTCAAACGGTCTTTTGGCTGCGTCCCAACCGCTAGCGATCGTTTCCCCTGCACTCTGTTTGCTTGGGACCATTTATCCACGTCGGAAAGGCTGAGTTGGCTTTGCTGGGCCTCGCGCTCGTGACTTGCATGCAGCAGTGACTCCCAACAAGGAGCTCTTCACGCCCTCGGTGCCAGCTGTGATCTCCATGAACCTTAGAAAAGCGAGTTAGGCATTAAAGTGCGCGCATCACTGTGCCGACGAAATAGGCTCTAGATTCAAGTGTGGCAGATAAAACACTGAGCTCCTTTTGGTCTCTCTCTTCTCTGCCTAATGCCAGATACACTGCAAGAATGCGGCAGTTGGGGGCCACATTATGTAgctaggttgactaaattatgcagcaaagatAAAGCCTGTTAAATTGTATATTAAGCGACTAAAAGTACACATGGAAACATTATGTAGCTATTACAAAAATTCTAAGAAGCATATCGTGTGCAAACGATTTCTTAAGTGCAAGAACTAAGTGCAAGAACTATTTACATCCAGGATATTCATTAACGGTTATTCTTTTCATGCGTGGATACATATTAAAGGCCGGCTCTGCATGACCCTAAGATAGGGCCCCGGGTGTGGGCGGAGAGAAATTTGGTACCCTTGCTGATGGTAGTGAATTAAATGAGGTAGCAGAGGCTCTCTTTTGTGTTCAGTGGTCAGTACCTGGAAGAACAGAGACTAGCCCCTAAACACAAACCTTCCCCAGCTCATCTAAATCCTGATAACTTAGCTGCCTCAtgcagatgatggttttgttgatgtgtgtccGCAGGGGTCAGAGGATGAAGAAAGGGCAAGGAAGGGGCTATAGGGGTCTTAAAACATCTCCTGCTGTATGTAGTATAATGAAGAACGAAATCCACTGTAAACTGGCAACTCAGACAGAAATTAACAGGCAGGGAGAAGGCTTGAGCAAAATGAGCAGGGCGCTGCAGCTGGCATAACCTTAATGCACGCTGCTCCATGCGCCCTTCAGAATATTGACACCCTGGGCCCAGCCCGAGAACGCCCCTGGGGTCATCATCCTATTATCTGTTCTGCCATGGTAAAATAGTACGTGAAAAACGTGTGCAGTGTTGCTCTCAGAAAATATGCGAACCTACGCGTACATATTTGTTGGCCTAAAAGTGCACCTCAGTGAATATCTGCAACACATCTATGTTTCAGTCACGCTTGTTCCTGCTGTCTGACCAACCCTTTCTCCTTCTTCCCTAGCCATGCCTTTCTTTGACCTCCAAAGTAAGCTTGGAATCGACATAGACAAGTGGCTTCTCCTGCAGAGCTCGCAGCAGCCCTACAAACAGCCAGCGTTATGCCATGCCTTCGAGAAGGAGTGGGTGGAGTGTGCACACGGCATCGGACAGATCCGCGCCAAGAAGGAGTGCGCTTTGGAGCTGGAGGACTTCAAGGAATGTATAAGCCGGACGAAAAC is a window encoding:
- the NDUFS5 gene encoding NADH dehydrogenase [ubiquinone] iron-sulfur protein 5 → MPFFDLQSKLGIDIDKWLLLQSSQQPYKQPALCHAFEKEWVECAHGIGQIRAKKECALELEDFKECISRTKTLQRLAEIRKQKEKLEKEGKYTSPYTSAENRSTVGP